From Odontesthes bonariensis isolate fOdoBon6 chromosome 21, fOdoBon6.hap1, whole genome shotgun sequence, a single genomic window includes:
- the wbp2nl gene encoding postacrosomal sheath WW domain-binding protein, with amino-acid sequence MALNRNHSQNGGVLINNGESVVRDCKNVELSFSDVTSKTDLLRGTKKGTIYLTPYRLVFVSSNTKDCLGSAMFPYYLMKGCSIEQPVFGANYIKGTVSAEPGGGWEGQAHFKMSFLSGGAIEVGQNLFKLATNASRAAPAQNGAPSYGYPSPGVMNGYGPAPAAPNGYPYAPPPQQNGFYQGPPPPAAGNMGYPYPTAAAGMYPSGFDYMAPPPPYPGPPQNWAAPPQNWTAPPPPPGNSKAAEAAGSAYYNPSNPHNVYMPTERPPPYAPYPNSPDKKNN; translated from the exons ATGGCTTTGAATCGGAATCATTCGCAAAACGGCGGAGTTTTGATAAACAACGGAGAAAG TGTTGTGAGGGACTGTAAGAATGTGGAGCTGTCATTCAGTGATGTCACCAGCAAAACAGATCTGCTGAGAGGGACCAAGAAGGGCACTATTTATCTCACACCATACAGG TTGGTATTTGTGTCCAGTAACACTAAGGATTGCCTGGGTTCAGCAATGTTCCCCTATTACCTGATGAAGGGCTGCAGCATTGAGCAGCCAGTATTCGGAGCCAATTACATAAAGGGGACAGTGTCGGCTGAGCCGGGTG GTGGCTGGGAGGGTCAGGCTCATTTCAAGATGTCATTTCTCAGTGGAGGAGCCATTGAGGTGGGACAGAACCTCTTCAAACTGGCCACAAATG CTTCTCGTGCTGCTCCGGCCCAGAATGGTGCTCCCTCTTACGGCTACCCCTCACCTGGAGTGATGAATGGCTATGGCCCAGCTCCAGCTGCTCCCAACGGCTACCCCTACGCACCCCCCCCGCAGCAGAATGGATTCTACCAGggccctcctcctcctgctgctggcaACATGGGCTACCCCTATCCAACAGCCGCTGCAG GAATGTACCCATCTGGTTTTGACTACATGGCACCTCCTCCCCCCTACCCTGGGCCACCCCAAAATTGGGCTGCACCCCCTCAGAACTGGACTGCACCACCTCCTCCCCCAG GTAACTCAAAGGCGGCTGAAGCAGCAGGCAGCGCATACTATAATCCCAGCAATCCACACAACGTCTACATGCCCACG GAGCGGCCTCCACCATACGCACCGTATCCAAACTCTCCCGACAAGAAGAACAACTGA
- the LOC142370770 gene encoding heme-binding protein 1-like gives MFGMIKNSLFGNNEETEYKLLSSESKDGVSFEVRRYDAAKYAAISSEGRSYDQVTGELVRKLLTYIGGSNEQGETMGIAFPIIITVYPRNDGVLSRRLAVAIRIPSAYQISPPTPTDSAIRIEDRPGMTVYALQFGGFAGESEYRAEALRLTRTLGETAPFQRKQYFCCSYDPPLKPYGRRNDVWFLQEEP, from the exons ATGTTTGGCATGATCAAAAATTCCCTGTTTGGAAACAACGAGGAGACGGAATATAAACTGCTCAGCAGTGAGTCAAAG GACGGAGTTAGCTTTGAGGTGCGACGGTACGATGCCGCCAAATATGCCGCCATCTCCTCTGAGGGACGAAGCTATGATCAGGTGACAGGGGAGCTGGTGAGGAAGTTGCTCACGTACATCGGCGGAAGCAACGAACAAG GCGAGACCATGGGGATAGCTTTTCCCATCATCATCACGGTGTATCCGAGGAACGACGGTGTCCTCTCCCGACGCCTGGCGGTAGCCATCCGTATCCCCTCCGCCTACCAGATAAGCCCCCCAACTCCCACCGACAGTGCCATCAGGATCGAGGACCGACCCGGCATGACCGTCTATGCTCT GCAGTTTGGGGGCTTCGCCGGTGAGAGCGAGTACCGAGCAGAGGCCTTGCGTCTGACGCGCACTCTGGGTGAGACGGCCCCCTTTCAGCGCAAGCAGTACTTCTGCTGCAGCTACGACCCACCACTCAAGCCTTACGGACGCAGGAATGACGTGTGGTTTCTACAGGAAGAGCCGTAG
- the fmc1 gene encoding protein FMC1 homolog, with the protein MAALSSPLRVCRGILKELRAVQGPNYKQSLAYNYVMDQFRKNAVTGERYCRAQQEAHHASHTYLCLLASTRSHRALHNLYHAKGECSPAEAAGLVGLRLPTQPGGKGWEK; encoded by the exons ATGGCAGCGCTGTCATCACCTCTAAGAGTCTGTAGAGGAATATTAAAAGAATTACGTGCCGTACAAGGGCCAAATTACAAACAATCACTGGCTTACAACTATGTTATGGACCAGTTTCGCAAGAATGCG GTAACAGGAGAAAGGTACTGCCGTGCCCAACAGGAGGCACATCACGCCTCACACACATACCTGTGCTTGCTGGCGTCCACCAGGAGCCACCGGGCCCTGCACAACCTTTACCATGCCAAGGGAGAGTGCAGTCCAGCAGAAGCGGCCGGCCTGGTGGGGCTCCGGTTGCCCACGCAGCCAGGAGGAAAAGGCTGGGAGAAGTGA